A DNA window from Anaerocolumna sp. AGMB13020 contains the following coding sequences:
- a CDS encoding ATP synthase subunit C, with product MTMTAKFILVVALVLSIAIPFGAYLLSEKKKGNFKASVIANSFFFFGTLLIAHVLLFTGTASAADGSAAASVDGWRYLAAALSTGLSCIGGGIAVASAASAALGAMSEDSSIMGKALIFVALAEGIALYGLIVSFSILG from the coding sequence ATGACAATGACAGCAAAATTTATTTTAGTAGTAGCATTAGTATTAAGTATCGCAATTCCCTTTGGAGCATATTTACTCAGTGAAAAGAAAAAAGGTAACTTTAAGGCAAGTGTTATCGCTAATTCATTTTTCTTCTTTGGTACATTATTAATCGCACACGTTTTATTATTTACCGGTACAGCATCTGCTGCTGATGGTAGCGCTGCTGCTTCTGTTGACGGCTGGAGATATTTAGCTGCTGCTCTTTCAACCGGTTTATCCTGTATCGGTGGTGGTATCGCCGTTGCTTCCGCTGCTTCTGCAGCTTTAGGTGCCATGAGCGAAGACTCCAGCATCATGGGTAAAGCTCTTATCTTCGTTGCTCTTGCAGAAGGTATTGCTCTTTACGGACTTATCGTTTCTTTC